A genomic stretch from Achromobacter spanius includes:
- a CDS encoding cupin domain-containing protein: protein MNSPRYDAVSFSTERAAWTTWSKPGADGRVKTFYSNGKRLRLLELPPGFDEEKWCLVGHQGYVFEGRFTIIFEDGTFDCQPGDAFSIPDGVRHRSRGSMDGPTRVFVVDNHQS, encoded by the coding sequence ATTTAGCACCGAACGCGCTGCATGGACCACTTGGTCAAAGCCGGGCGCTGATGGGCGGGTCAAGACGTTCTACTCCAACGGAAAGCGGCTCAGGCTATTGGAATTGCCCCCCGGGTTTGACGAGGAAAAGTGGTGCCTTGTCGGCCATCAGGGATACGTCTTTGAAGGGCGCTTCACGATCATCTTCGAGGACGGCACCTTTGATTGCCAGCCAGGCGACGCGTTTTCCATTCCAGACGGCGTACGCCACCGATCCAGAGGGTCCATGGACGGTCCCACTCGCGTATTCGTCGTGGACAATCACCAAAGCTGA
- a CDS encoding UbiD family decarboxylase has product MPHTTSLTPGLRTSARRLHTSLRDALSDYRARGFAVREADVGLRPNLEIAGHYRTQFATVPGSSKSGDEPVVLYQTKNGDFPVLLGLFGSRERNEWLLGARAREGAHTLMRAALSRPLRPSWVANPPCREQQAPDRLAALPTLTSTSQDAGSFITSGLVCAGEPNSGFVSLSIHRMRVLDDGHLTIWILPGRDLDHLYRQAAKAGRALPLSINIGVPPVVYLTSSLSSPLVAPGGGELETAGVLLGRPVEIARCATNSAFCLAQSEIVIEASLLQQTVAESSGSGSDFSMPEFLGYMGKAQDNLPVVRVSGVFHRRNAIYQTFIGPGKEQSELLALASEAAILMHLNRVAEPHLRVKDAHYLAAGGGQLLLVLQVEKRLDHPESMPRLRDAVMQSHALSKGIIVVDEDVNIHSPEDVFWALATRFQPSVDLYVSSGAAGFSLDPSQAAGYLHATNPVTDKYLMDLTVPCHLRPQFVRT; this is encoded by the coding sequence ATGCCGCACACCACAAGCCTGACGCCTGGCTTGCGGACCTCCGCGAGGCGCCTGCACACGTCGCTGCGCGACGCCCTAAGTGACTATCGTGCTCGCGGATTCGCCGTTCGCGAGGCCGACGTCGGACTACGTCCAAATCTGGAGATCGCCGGGCATTACCGAACGCAGTTCGCCACCGTGCCAGGTAGCTCCAAAAGCGGCGACGAGCCCGTGGTCCTATACCAAACGAAAAATGGCGATTTCCCAGTATTGTTGGGATTATTTGGATCCCGGGAGCGCAATGAATGGTTGCTAGGGGCACGCGCCAGAGAAGGGGCGCACACGCTGATGCGCGCTGCGCTATCCAGACCGCTCCGCCCCTCTTGGGTCGCGAACCCGCCCTGCCGGGAGCAGCAGGCGCCTGATCGCTTGGCCGCGCTACCCACGCTCACCAGCACAAGCCAAGACGCAGGCTCCTTTATTACGTCGGGCCTTGTCTGCGCGGGAGAACCCAACAGCGGATTTGTCAGTCTGTCAATTCATCGGATGCGAGTTCTGGATGATGGGCATCTGACAATTTGGATACTTCCGGGCCGAGATCTCGATCACCTATATCGACAGGCGGCAAAGGCCGGACGCGCATTGCCGCTTTCCATAAATATTGGGGTGCCCCCCGTGGTGTACCTGACATCGTCACTGAGTTCACCACTCGTTGCCCCAGGTGGCGGCGAACTGGAAACCGCTGGCGTCTTGCTGGGGCGCCCCGTGGAAATAGCTCGGTGTGCCACGAATAGCGCGTTTTGCCTGGCGCAAAGCGAGATCGTTATTGAGGCTTCGCTGCTTCAGCAGACCGTCGCTGAAAGTTCAGGCAGCGGGTCAGATTTCAGCATGCCGGAGTTTCTTGGCTACATGGGAAAAGCGCAGGACAACTTGCCGGTCGTCCGCGTTTCCGGCGTTTTCCATCGACGCAACGCGATTTACCAGACATTCATTGGCCCTGGAAAAGAACAATCAGAGCTACTGGCGCTTGCGTCGGAAGCCGCAATATTGATGCACTTGAACCGCGTCGCTGAACCCCATTTGCGCGTAAAGGATGCGCATTATTTGGCTGCGGGCGGCGGCCAATTATTGTTGGTTCTTCAAGTTGAAAAGCGGCTTGACCATCCGGAATCCATGCCTCGATTGCGCGACGCCGTCATGCAATCGCATGCCTTGTCCAAAGGAATAATCGTTGTGGATGAAGACGTGAACATCCATTCGCCAGAAGACGTTTTTTGGGCACTGGCAACGCGATTCCAGCCTAGCGTCGACCTGTACGTGAGCTCAGGGGCCGCCGGTTTTTCGTTGGACCCGTCTCAGGCAGCAGGTTACTTACACGCAACAAACCCCGTCACCGACAAGTACCTGATGGACCTCACCGTTCCCTGCCACCTTCGCCCCCAGTTTGTCCGAACCTGA
- a CDS encoding flavodoxin family protein translates to MSLSLPKFVILTGSERAHGNTDQIAAYINALLDGMDCATDVIHLREHHILPCGSCGECNMRASACHIDDDMPLVISRLRQADGIVYAAPVHGYGMAHPMQIFIERAGVGYLRFERPLANKVAGAVVTGRRYSHEAVAAQLINNILLNRMILVGSGYPAIVHGGSPGAALHDKEGLESIRMLIARMAGMVNLMRSLSPEAIVRHLSPDTSNERHTGSSLPSHYQSVLLE, encoded by the coding sequence ATGTCCCTTTCCTTACCGAAATTCGTCATTCTGACCGGCTCAGAGCGAGCCCATGGAAACACCGACCAGATTGCTGCCTACATCAACGCCCTGCTGGACGGAATGGACTGCGCGACTGACGTTATCCATCTCCGAGAACATCACATTTTGCCTTGCGGCAGCTGCGGCGAGTGCAACATGCGCGCCAGCGCATGCCACATCGACGACGACATGCCGCTCGTCATTTCACGGCTGAGACAGGCGGACGGCATCGTATATGCAGCCCCCGTTCACGGCTACGGCATGGCCCATCCCATGCAGATCTTTATTGAACGTGCAGGCGTGGGTTACCTACGTTTCGAACGCCCGCTGGCCAACAAGGTGGCCGGAGCAGTCGTTACGGGAAGAAGGTATTCACATGAAGCGGTCGCCGCCCAGTTGATCAACAACATCCTGTTGAATCGAATGATTCTTGTCGGGAGCGGGTATCCCGCCATCGTCCATGGGGGATCGCCGGGAGCCGCGCTGCATGACAAAGAAGGCCTGGAGTCGATTCGCATGTTGATCGCCCGCATGGCGGGAATGGTCAACCTGATGCGCAGCTTGTCTCCCGAGGCCATTGTCCGGCATCTCAGCCCCGACACCAGCAACGAGCGCCATACGGGAAGCAGCCTTCCCTCTCATTATCAATCCGTACTTTTGGAGTGA